tatttgtatagctcaatatcacaaattacaaatttgtctcagtgggcttaacagcaacacaacatcctgtccttagaccctcttatCAGATaaggatgagagggtctaagcaaaaacacacaatacaagactgtattgtgtgtattgtgtattgTGTATTGCGTATTGTGTATTGCTTTCGATGCACAGCTGCAGCAGGGACTCAGCCATTTGAATTTATGTAGGATTTAAATCTTGTGCAAAAAGCAAATGCATATGTTGcttcacttcacttcactttAGAAAAGTTGCTTCCATTTACTTCAATACTGATTCAGTACATGACTAGTTTTCATCTTTTTCACAAGTAGCTGAGGTTGAACCTGAAGCAAAAAGTGAATCCCTTAAAGATGTGAAGTACAACAAATCCATcgccacatttttttttttgtcctacaCCTTCCTGCATCCATTCCTGACTGGCTGCAAAGTAAGGCCATTCAAAATTTCAGAGCATATTTTACAACTGAAACATCAGCGTCACTAAAACTTGCAATGCCACAGTCATACAGAACTGAGATCTTGTCATCCAAATTGGTGCAAGCCATTTTTTCTGTATTATCTTTCAAACTATCTAAAGGCACATTGTAGCAATTATCTGTAATATGCAGCGCTGGCCACACTGTCAATCCAGCCTGAGGCCTATATTTTAATGCGTGTCAAGTCTACATTTTACTTGGTGCCAACCATGAATCTAATAATCCTTTGACCTAGAGGCAAAAAGAGGAGTTTAAACTGCAGCATGGAATGTAGGAGAAAGATGGACAAGGGGAAGGGAAAAAATGGCCCTAAAATTTGGTGAAGATTTTATGTAAAAAGTAAAATCTAATCTATGCTTGTACTTTTCATAGCATTCAAATACATCACACGACATTTTATTCTACCATCAAGGTATCGTTGAAATAAACGAGATATTGTCCCCTAGCATTTAAAATGTGCACACTTGTAACAGTGTCAAACCCAGAATGtgtgtaaaccatgtacagaTGTGTAGAATGTCAACAAAGCTGCATGACATTTGCATGACTGGATTTCAAAATTAACTTTCTAAGCATATGCAATCGGTCACATAAAACTACTATTATAAGCTTTAATGAATGTGTGAGATTGCTAGTTAAAATTGAACATGGTGTAAAGGCTTCAGATCtgcaagtgtctttatgcatgctcaataaggtgagaaagttgaatcagttcatctggacacgcttattgagagaaacgtttcatcactcatctaagcgacctcttcagtttcaactgactgcaggtatctcaacAATGCAGTGGTAtaaactgaaaccaatgaccagtttcatatgcgaattaccatgaccattaactagagttacaatggccatgtgtactattcacagaggattgggggatagttgcaatcacagcattgtaagatggcggcagatttgcttttagcccccccccccctcggttcagggatggtcgttccctcttcacatagatggcctctttgacttcccgttcaaaccagcggttctccctatcagtgatgtgcacatcctcatccctgaaagagtggcccctggcctgtagatgggtgtagactgtggagtcctggcctgacgtgttagctcttctgtgttgtgccattctcttggccagcctctgtttagtttccccaatgtcgttcggtcgttatgtcactgtgttttttataagggtggggatacctgcaattacatgagactgaagaggtcacttagatgagtgatgcaaggtttctctttcaataaacgttttgtccggatgaactgattcaactgtctgtgaatCAGATCTGCAGATTCCCTGAATCAACTCCCAAAGTCACAACCATTGACTAAACCTCGAATTCTATGTTGAACCACACGGTACTAAATGAGATGACTATGATTATTGCATTAAAGGTAAAGTGTTTTAAAGGATCTTTAAAGCACCATTTTGACCACAAAGGATACTTCTCTTAAGAAAAGCTAACCCAGCTCTTTCATACACCCTAACCATTTTGAATGAAACATCTGGTTTTGTTTTCAGTGTGAGATTCAGCCATAAAACCAAGTCTCACAACCCTGAAATATAGTAGGGGGGAAAATGGACAATGTTATTTTATGAGCATATAGTTCGAATTCCTTGATGATCCAGTTTATGTGAATTTTGAACACGGAATATCAGCCTCACATCacatcacctcacagcaacagtGTCGGCAAAAATCTACCGGACGTGCACACCACTGAAATGTGTTGTATCTGATGTAGTCTAATTCATTTGTTATTCGAATGTAGAAAAGCAATGAAATGGTAAATCTTAGCCGGATGATGTGTTTCTTGGCTGCACTATGCACACCTTCGGCATGGCAGAATTGCTCGAAAACCAATGACTCAATCTACCCTGATCTGTGTGGAAAAGCAAGTGGTCACATCCAAAGCCCTGTAACACTGATCCATGATTTACACATTAATAACAGGCAACGTGGAGGTGCTAGAAGCTAGGGACACTGTCTTTTGTTGGACTGGGGATGTGCGTCCCTGTCACAGATGGGACCCGTCCAGTAGAAATGTGTTTTAGCAGTACAAAGAAAGCCTATCAATCCCAGGGACGCTGCACTATAACTCACCCTGCTGTCTGACGTCCTTTAAATGGAGAGAAGGGGGAAAGAGAATTTCCCCTTCAGGCCTCATTAAGCATTATCTTGTTATCATTGGTAGTAGAATCATTAGcagttttattttttcattgataTTATTTTTAGGGGTGTAGCTACattgatgagaggagatgagtaTGTTCAAGCTTTGGACACCGGAGAAACATCATTTGCAGAAAGTGTGTACTTGGTATTTTGCAACCCTGTATAGCGCAGTGAAAATGTTAACTCCACAGAGTATCCTGTAACACCCACACTGACCCCGGTCAGTTTCTAGAAATAATTCATTAGTCACTTGTCCTTTAAATTATCAGCTCTCTCAGCAATGCTGTCTCCATTTGTTCTTTCTTCTACCCATTTGCATGGTGTAACTTCTAGAGAGAAGTCACACAATAGCTATGGAAAAGGTTGTACTGCTTTGCATGAACAAATGAGCATTACCCCCAAAGTGCATCATCCACTGTGACTGTTATTCTGTTCTTAAAAAGAAAATACACTTGCCAGTACGTGGGTAACAGTATATTTTTACCAGAAATTTGGCACTTTCTACTTGGACAGCAATGATGGCCTGTTCTACCACATCACATTATTTTACTCATCTTGAGGTGCCGAGGATGAAGACAATTCAATAAGATATTAATACATGAGAAAACTTGGACAAATGATCATCAGTAATGTGGATTTTTTgagtttgatatactatattgatCCTTGTAGAGAAATtcctctctacatttaacccatcctagctgtgtagctagcagtgggcagccgccgtgcagtgcccagggacaaactccagttcatcttgccattgccttggtcaggggttcagacaggagtattaaccctaacatgcatgtctttttgatggtgggggaagctaaagcaccaggagaaaacccatcgcagacacagggagaacatgcaaactcggctcagaggacgacctgggatgaccccccccccaaatttggacgaacccaggaccttcttgctgtgaggcaacagtgctaaccactgggccaccatgccgcccaatataTGATACGATGACTGAGCAGGTAGAGGCAATTCACTGTTCATTTCAATCAGCTAAAAGAGTCAAATAACTTCAGAAAACTGCATTATGCAGCATTGGAGACAGGTCAATGACaccatttaagttatatcacatTACGATAACCAAAATCCCTGACGGTGTTTAGTCTCACATCATGATGTTGACACTAAATCAGTGCATTGCCCTGCTCTAATCTCAAATACTTTACATTCAAAGAACGCAAAAATTACATACAAAAcaaataaacacaaggtaataaGTCAACAATGAAGATTTATTGTTATTTTGCTTCTAAGATTTTGGTTCAATAGGTATCTTCTGGATAAATCTAGTGAAGTGCAATTGTACTCAGGCCAGTTACAGTTGAGAGCAATGACAGGCACGTTTTGTTCAAATTCAACAGGATCGGACGAATCCTACATTTGCACAGCATAAATACATGCCAGAAGAAAAACAATACTGAGTCAATTTACACTGAAAATAATTAGGAAGACTTTCCTTCAAAGTAATGTTGAATGAAAAAAAGACAAATTCACATTTCAATAAGCTGGGAGGGGAATCAAAGAAGGACATGTAGTTAACATTTGGTTAATTACACACAAGAAATGTATGGTGTTAGTTTACTTGATCAACCAGTTCTGTTGCTACTGCCGTTTCAATGAACAAATTCCACTCACATTGATGCAACTGTCACTGTGCTCTGTTATGGTAAACTTAATTAATATTGGCATAAATCTTGCTCTCATTTAAATTGACGGGCAACTGTTTTAAGTGGTACATCTTAATTCCTAGCAAAATATATTTgtcgtttctgcatctctggcaTTATACCAACAATGTAAAATAATGGTTTTGGAGTAATATACCAAGATGGTATTGCGTTGGAGACCTGTGATAAGGTCGCGCCATTGACTTTCCAAATATCCCTCTAAACGTCCTTTTAAAAATCAATTTTTCATGAATATTGCAGACACTGTCTCAGTCTGCTGTTAACTGTGACATAGTAATTAAAATATGAATTATGCCAATTCCATGGCTCCAAGAACCATTTCTTTAATATTTCTGATGAAAACTGCTGAAGTAATGGTGGCAACAGCTTCAAAGCTTAAGCACAAACATAAGGCGCTGAAATAGATTTTAGCTGGGATGAGTCTAGTATAAATATCTTCATTACAACAACCTCAGGTCTTTGGATCCAAACTTTATTCACTCCATCTATTCACAATTAATATTACGAGAGGAAAAAACATTTTAATCCCCTCGCATTGTTCCTCTGGAGAGCTTGTGCTTCCATATTTGTATTGGTTGGTgggcattttatttcatttttatttggtAGAATGAAGGCATATTGGTTTTCTTTTGTGGCCATGGCGAATTGTCCAAATTCACAGCGTTTGAGCATCATGAATTCTTCAAGTTGAAATCAATGTGTTACAGATTTAAAAGCAtattttcacaaaaagaaaagtccaTACTTCCAAATTGGTAAATCATGCTGATTAAATATGAATTCATATTGAGAAATTATTAAAAGATTTGAATTATTATGAAGCTCTGTGTGCAGAACAGCTGTGATCCTTCTGCAAGCCCCCTGAGGGCCTTATTCAAAAGAAAATAGATGAGTAATCAAAAGGTCTTTACTTTAATCATCCTTCTTGGTCAAGTTTCATAAGCATCACTACACAAAATAAATCTTGGTATTAGAGGACATATCATCAAGGAGGGTTCAACCTGGTGCAAACCCTTTCATTATAGCATAATTCGCAGCTAGAACCCCATTTAACAGGGTCTACCAACATCATTTAGGAAAGAATGTTCAGGGATGTTATCTTACTTTGCTTTAATGTACAATCAAGGGCCATGTTTAAATATTTTCAGCCTAGGTAACATCAAACAAAAAACTACTTCAGTCGCATTCAAATAGCAACCGCTAAGAAATAAACATACTTAATAAATAATGTATAGTCCATGCAATTGTGCATGGCTGCTTTGCATCATTATGGTATGTTGTTATTCGTGTATGGGAGACATCAGCCACCAGTGCATTTCTTTAAAAGGTTCAAGGAGGAACTCAGCACCTCATGGGTAAATTCTCAGCCAGACTTGAACAGCAGGATGGCCACTTGGCCCAGGTAGAAGTAAATGAAATGCTTTGTCTCATGGGTAACGTAGCTGCCGAAGTTCCTCCCAACAATGCAATGCCATGTAGGGTTATACTTCTTGTCAAACTCCTGAAAAGATCAAAGATCATTGAGTTGAGACCACTCCCAGCTGCAGAGCACATGAGTTCAAACCCTTCCATAATTGGTAGGGTTTGTCTCTTGCTTTGGTACTTCTGAACATTAAGACAACTGATGAGAGGTTAAACCGGAGTCACGTATCATTCAGGATTCAATCAGAGCAAGACATGGTTGCACACTCactcaaaaaaattttttaatttgTGCAACAGTAAACATGCAGGAGGTGAATGCTGTGTAGCTCCGGACGTGTACGTCCCTTCTCACCTTCTTGATGTAAGCTGCAATGTCCTTCTCTATGTTATACTTCTCCATGGCCTGTGTGGCACAGTCCACGGCATCCTGCTGCATGTCCTCCGACATGTCTGCATTTTTGATCACAGCTTTCCTGTCAGTCATGATGTCTGCTGACAAAGAAAACATTGATTTTAGTCACAGGGCGCTACAATGGACCATGGCTTAGCTGAGCGACGGTGCAACCAAAAGCCACTTGAGCACGGTCAATTGTATAAGCGCAGTTCTCTTATCTCAGGGAATATTAACCATACGCAGACAGATATGGCCATTGTTAGATTGCTGACGCCCCCCATTCCTATTCTTTATGAGAATGTGAGCATACTTGAAGCCGCCGGACGACTTCAGCATTGCATAGATTGCTAATGAAACTTGATACAGGTAGAGTTGAATTACTTGGCAAAATCACTTTTCGTTAGGAGGCTGGATCTTCTCCGTTCAGCCTTGTTTATCGCCACAGTCCTGTCACTGTTCTGATTTTTTTGACCAACTAACATAAAATAGCTTCTACTCCCAACTCCCCCCGCAAAAATACATAGATTAACGTCAAAGGATGGATCAATTAAGATGCATTCGTTATCGTCTCTCCACCAGGGCGCCTGGGATTAATTGTGAAGGCATGCATGGCAATCTCGCCGTTTTCTAAGGTTTAATGTATATTCCAAGACTCACCTTTAATTCGGCCCACGAAATTTCCTCTCGCAGAAGGGGGGAAGAGTTCACCTTAACTGATAGTTTCGGGTTTGATTTAGAGACgacttgattttttttaacagATTAATGCAGTATAGCGTgtaggtacagcctatctgctcTGCTCCGACGCCTGCCTGCCCCGCCCTCTTATACTCATTGCGGCCTCCCATTGGCTGAGAGGCGGCCGTTGGCGCGTTGTATGCGTTTTTCTCCTgctcctgtctgccagcatcttatttcatcccacaatgcaacagaaaatacatccagcGGGCGGAGGGTAAAACAAACGGAAGATACTATCGCCACCTTGGAGATGCTCTTCGCCACTGTAGTGCTGACAGCGGGTGTTTGCAATGGATGTCAATATGTAGGTTTTTCATTTGCTGCATAGCTTTAACAAAGGCAAATTAGTTTTGTGTTGTCCATGACCTTGGCCTACTTTTAAATTATTTCAACTCTTGACCGCAACATTACTTTGGTACTTCCGTTTCAACCTGGATAATGTGGGGGCCCCCCATGGAAAACATGCATAATGTATACACGTGGTTGCGTCTCACACAGAacatgtaacctacaaaaagaacaTGAATACTATCATAAAGAAATAAAAACCACCAAACTATAAATGTGCACGTTTTGAAATTATTTTATTGAAAATACTAAGAAAAGTAAGATAAAGCAAAAAGGTAAAAACTACTCGCAAATGTACCCCGAGCACCCCAATTTAATTCCCTCATACCATGTTTACACGATTCCATCCTTTGATCCAACTTCCTGGTCTTCAGTTTCGCATTCTTGTAAATAAAGCCATGTCATTCAAAAATTAAGATTGATTTGGCTAATGAAAAAGTTGCTCTGGGGCTCCATAATTAGTTCTGAATCAACTCATTTGATTCCTGGAAAACGGATCCCGTTCCAAGCATCCGTCCTTGCCTATCCCTTTCCTAATCGATCCACTCATCCAGCTCCAAGGATTAGGATCCACTGAGCCTCTCCTCCAATCAAAACCTTGAAATACCAGGAAGAAAATCAGAGGCAAACCGTTAGAATAATGTCAGATTTGGGCCTAATTCAATTTTTTCATGTTGAGCACTCATGACAGATACTGCTTAAGAAAAAAGCATGAGCACCAAAGCCATTATTCACCGAAGTCAAACATTTaaccagaggaaaaaaaaaattaaaaaaatcaactTTTAAGTACCCCTGACCCAAATAGCAATTTCGACTATGTGTGACGCCGTTATGAGGTCAATGACATCACAATTTTGACACAAGACTGCTCATCTTGGCACAAGGCCGCAGTAGCATGTTAAAAGAAAATACAGCACTGTTGGTTTTAAATTATTACATGCACACCATGTCAAACCATTAAAACCTCAATATATGGAATATGAAGCGTACCATAGCCATGACCTGACTCCTCCTCAATTAGGTGTCCTATCCTGACcatacaaatgaaatgtgctCCACAATGGTTTTATTCCAAATCATTCTTTAATCCTTATCTTCAGATGTCTAAAGGAAGACACAAGGGTAAAATACAGTTAAGCATTGGGAACCCCACCCCTTTTGTCCAACCCAGCCAacccacgaaaaaaaaaaaaaacatttgagtgCAACTGATTAACTCAACCTTTCTCGAACACAGCACAACTTCTAGCATTGCAAAAATTGACAACAGTCAAAAAAGGGAACAAAACAAACGGCAAAGCAGCTGGAAAGGGGTGGGAAGGTAAATGGGATACACCTACATACCAAGATCATCCACAAGGACACAGGGATATGAAATGTGAAAAGTTAAAATCAATAGTTGATATCCGGGGAAAAAAACTCatggggtaaaaaaaataaaagaaaaagaaacacgaAAACAGGAAGGTATACAGGGGACTCATCAAAAAAGGGAAGAACATTGGTGGTAGAAAGATCTAGGAGCGGGAGCGAGAGCGGCTATGACGGGGCGAGTAGCGGGGGGATCCTCTGCCACGGGCACGGGAGTTGCTCCGGCTGCGACTGGCACTCCGACTGCGGCTTCTGCTTCGGCTGCCACGGCTGCGGGAGCGTGATCTTCCATAACTTGGGCTGCGGGGACCGTCTACTTTCACACGAATGTATGCAGTCTCTCCCTGGTAGACACAAGAGAACTTTACGTTGAAAATACAACTACCGTTACAGGATTTCTTGAGTGAAAATGCCAACACTGGGAGTGAAACACAGGAATTATTATTCTCTACTCTTGGGACGGGCCCAGACCAacattaaaaaagaagaaaaaaaactactcacttgttttcttttttttgtccctgTACAATTCATGCAATACTTTGTTGTTTTGTGCAAGTATGCTTAACTAAACACAGGTGTGCAGTGTGG
This DNA window, taken from Lampris incognitus isolate fLamInc1 chromosome 7, fLamInc1.hap2, whole genome shotgun sequence, encodes the following:
- the dynll2a gene encoding dynein, light chain, LC8-type 2a, which codes for MTDRKAVIKNADMSEDMQQDAVDCATQAMEKYNIEKDIAAYIKKEFDKKYNPTWHCIVGRNFGSYVTHETKHFIYFYLGQVAILLFKSG